ACTGAGCTGCATGAATTCCCAAAAACAGCTGTAATTGCTGGCTCCATAGCCAACCTTGAGGATTGCGTTCTAGCGGTTCATAGTGACCGTCTACTAGGTGAAATCCTGCGAATTCCAGGCGATCGGGGTCAAACCAGAAATAGTCTGGAGTGCGAAAAATATCTTGATAAATCTGCTTTTTCAAGCCTCGATCGGTATCAGCGGTGGAAGGAGACAGTAGCTCCACAATGATATTGGGATATTTGCCCTCTTCTTCCCAAACTACCCAGCTTTTCCGAGGCTTCCGCTCCGTGCCGAGCACCACAAAGAAATCTGGCCCTCGAAATTGCTCCGACTTGCGCTGTCGCGGGCTGTAATAAATGGTGAGATTGCCTGCTGCAAAATAGTCGTCGCGGGCTGTAGGCCCTCCCGGGTGCCAACACCAATCTAGGCACTTGAGCAGCAGCAGAAGTTGTTGCAAATGCAAATAGCTTTCCAAAGGTGGCTCATCACTCAGCAAGTCACTGGGAGGAAATATAACATCCTCCAGGGTGTCTTCTGGCGTGCCCAAGTTAGGTGCGTAAGTCATAGCAGCGGTAGCAACTCTAAGCTTAGTTTAACCAAGTTTTTAGCGGGCTCAGGATTAGCGTCAATGAGTCGTGCTTGCCCCTAGGCGATCGCCTGTTCTATTAGAGACAATAGAAATTAGAGATTTTGATTCAAGTTCCAGCCTTGTCCAAGGCATCTAGCTATTGCACCCAAAACCTATGAAACTCGAAGAGATTCTGCCGCAACTGCAAGCGTGGTTTCTGCCAGAGGAACACAAAGAGCGAGACCTACCCGGAGGTGGGCGCTGGTTCTTTGTACCGCACCAGATTATTACCCAACGACTCAACGCAGTCTGTCCTGGTGAGTGGAGCAGCCAATATAGCGATCCGATTACAACAGGCGACTACACAGTGATTCGTTGCGAATTGACAATCTGTGGTGTGACGCGCACAGGCATTGGTGACGACAAAACCTTTCCAGAGGTGAACGATCGCGGCAAAGCCAAAATCATTGGGACACCACCTGTCCGGGCTTTTCGTAATGCCTTCAAAGATGCGGCAGAACAGTTTGGCCTGTGTGCTTACCTAGATGAGCAAAAAGGACGGCAA
This window of the Trichocoleus desertorum ATA4-8-CV12 genome carries:
- a CDS encoding Uma2 family endonuclease, which gives rise to MTYAPNLGTPEDTLEDVIFPPSDLLSDEPPLESYLHLQQLLLLLKCLDWCWHPGGPTARDDYFAAGNLTIYYSPRQRKSEQFRGPDFFVVLGTERKPRKSWVVWEEEGKYPNIIVELLSPSTADTDRGLKKQIYQDIFRTPDYFWFDPDRLEFAGFHLVDGHYEPLERNPQGWLWSQQLQLFLGIHAAQLRFFTVEGQLVPTPEESAEEERQRAGQERQRAEQERQRAEQEQQRAEQEQQRAEQEQQRAEQEQQRADRLAAKLRELGVDPSKI
- a CDS encoding RAD52 family DNA repair protein — protein: MKLEEILPQLQAWFLPEEHKERDLPGGGRWFFVPHQIITQRLNAVCPGEWSSQYSDPITTGDYTVIRCELTICGVTRTGIGDDKTFPEVNDRGKAKIIGTPPVRAFRNAFKDAAEQFGLCAYLDEQKGRQGKEAFIRYMQGKGDGRAAKFALENGWSGEPTPIAEGPVGRERLMHETTQEMKRLGWNEIQGRNYLKQQFAGKETRSKLTNNELSQFLAYLKSQNSVAIAKTA